From the Theobroma cacao cultivar B97-61/B2 chromosome 2, Criollo_cocoa_genome_V2, whole genome shotgun sequence genome, one window contains:
- the LOC18608317 gene encoding cationic peroxidase 2: MEGVYTKQKYFFVFLLSAMAGTLVQGQGTRVGFYSRTCPRAESIVRSTVQSHFRSNPSVGPALLRMHFHDCFVHGCDASILIDGPNTEKTAPPNLGVRGYEVIDDAKAQLEAECPGVVSCADIVALAARDSVVLANGPNWRVPTGRRDGRVSLASDTTTLVGFRESVDSQKEKFAAFGLNTQDLVTLVGGHTLGTTACQFFSYRLYNFTTTGNGDDPSINPAFVSQLRALCPQDGDRTRRVALDTGSANRFDSSFFGNLRNGRGILESDQKLWTDASTRTIVQRFLGVRGLRSLNFNVEFGQSMVKMSNIGVKTGAEGEIRRICSAIN; this comes from the exons ATGGAAGGGGTTTACACCAAACAGAAATATTTTTTCGTGTTTCTTTTGTCTGCCATGGCAGGCACATTGGTGCAAGGCCAAGGCACCCGCGTTGGTTTCTATTCACGCACTTGTCCTCGTGCTGAATCCATTGTTAGGTCGACAGTTCAATCTCATTTCCGCTCTAATCCTTCCGTTGGTCCTGCATTACTAAGGATGCACTTCCATGACTGTTTTGTCCACGGTTGCGATGCTTCTATACTTATCGATGGGCCTAACACTGAGAAAACAGCTCCTCCAAACCTTGGTGTGAGAGGATATGAAGTTATTGATGACGCCAAGGCACAGCTTGAAGCCGAATGTCCTGGCGTTGTCTCATGCGCTGACATTGTTGCCCTTGCTGCCCGTGATTCTGTAGTTCTG GCAAACGGACCAAATTGGCGGGTGCCCACAGGGCGCAGAGATGGGAGGGTTTCCTTGGCATCAGATACTACCACTTTGGTCGGTTTCAGGGAGTCTGTAGATTCacaaaaggaaaagtttgCTGCATTTGGTCTAAACACTCAGGATCTTGTTACGCTTGTTG GAGGACACACACTGGGAACAACAGCTTGCCAATTCTTCAGCTACAGACTATACAATTTCACTACAACTGGAAATGGTGATGACCCATCAATCAACCCTGCATTTGTCTCCCAACTCCGAGCACTCTGTCCACAAGACGGTGACAGGACAAGGCGCGTTGCGTTGGACACAGGCAGCGCTAATCGATTTGACTCGTCTTTCTTTGGAAATCTGAGGAATGGTCGGGGCATTCTTGAGTCTGATCAAAAGTTATGGACTGATGCTTCCACGAGAACCATTGTTCAACGCTTCTTGGGTGTTAGAGGCTTGCGATCATTGAACTTCAACGTTGAATTTGGACAATCAATGGTGAAGATGAGCAACATTGGAGTGAAGACGGGTGCTGAGGGTGAAATTCGCAGAATTTGTTCTGCAATTAACTGA
- the LOC18608318 gene encoding peroxidase N1: MAGCGFKHFILVFLLFATATTLVEGQGTRVGFYSRTCPSAESIVRSTVRSHFQSNPAIAPGLLRMHFHDCFVHGCDASILIDGPNTEKTAGPNRLIRGYEVIDDAKTQLEAACPGVVSCADILALAARDSVVLTSGRSWQVPTGRRDGTVSLASDTSNLPGFRESIDSQKQKFAAFGLNTQDLVALVAGHTIGTSACQFFRYRLYNFTANGPDPTIDSTFVSQLQSLCPENGDASRRVDLDTGSGNRFDTSFFTNLRNGRGILESDQKLWTDASTRPIVQQFLGVRGLRALNFNVEFGRSMVKMSNIGVKTGTEGEIRGVCSAIN; the protein is encoded by the exons ATGGCGGGTTGTggttttaaacatttcattttAGTGTTTCTTCTATTTGCCACGGCAACCACATTGGTGGAAGGCCAAGGCACCCGTGTTGGGTTCTATTCACGTACATGTCCTAGTGCTGAATCCATTGTTAGGTCAACTGTTCGATCCCATTTCCAGTCTAACCCTGCAATTGCCCCAGGCTTGCTGAGGATGCACTTCCATGACTGCTTTGTCCATGGCTGTGATGCCTCTATCCTCATTGACGGCCCTAACACTGAGAAAACTGCCGGTCCAAATCGTTTGATAAGAGGCTATGAAGTTATTGATGATGCCAAGACACAACTCGAAGCAGCATGTCCCGGAGTGGTCTCATGTGCTGATATTCTTGCTCTGGCTGCACGTGACTCCGTGGTTCTG ACAAGTGGACGAAGCTGGCAGGTGCCTACTGGACGCAGAGATGGGACGGTTTCATTGGCATCTGATACCTCTAATTTGCCTGGTTTCAGGGAGTCCATCGATTCACAGAAACAAAAGTTTGCTGCTTTTGGTCTCAACACTCAGGACCTTGTTGCCCTTGTTG CAGGACACACCATAGGAACTTCAGCTTGCCAGTTCTTCAGGTATAGGCTATACAACTTCACCGCCAACGGCCCTGACCCCACAATCGACTCGACATTTGTCTCTCAACTACAATCACTCTGCCCTGAAAACGGAGACGCCAGTAGGCGCGTTGATCTTGACACTGGCAGTGGCAACAGATTCGATACATCTTTCTTCACCAACCTGAGAAATGGCCGTGGAATACTAGAGTCTGATCAGAAGTTGTGGACTGATGCTTCAACAAGACCCATCGTCCAACAATTCTTGGGTGTGCGAGGGTTGCGAGCACTGAACTTTAACGTGGAATTCGGAAGGTCAATGGTGAAGATGAGTAACATTGGAGTGAAGACAGGAACTGAAGGTGAAATTCGCGGAGTTTGTTCTGCtataaactaa
- the LOC18608319 gene encoding peroxidase N1 produces MEGAYASPRFLAMILMFAMVTALVQGQGTRVGFYSRTCPRAESIVRSTVQRHFQSNPAIAPGLLRMHFHDCFVQGCDASILIDGPNTEKTAGPNLLLRGYEVIDDAKTQLEAACPGVVSCADILSLAARDSVVLTRGINWQVPTGRRDGRVSLASDTSNLPGFRESIDSQKRKFAAFGLNTQDLVALVGGHTIGTSACQFFSYRLYNFTNGGPDPTINPAFVPQLQALCPQNGDGSRRIDLDTGSGGRFDTAYFANLRNGRGILESDQKLWTDASTKTFVQRFLGERGLRPLNFNVEFARSMVKMSNIGVKTSTNGEIRRVCSAIN; encoded by the exons ATGGAGGGTGCTTACGCCAGCCCGAGGTTCCTTGCAATGATTCTCATGTTTGCCATGGTTACTGCATTAGTGCAGGGCCAGGGCACCCGAGTTGGGTTCTATTCAAGAACATGCCCTCGAGCTGAATCCATTGTTAGGTCAACGGTTCAAAGACATTTCCAGTCTAATCCTGCCATTGCACCCGGCTTGCTGAGGATGCACTTCCACGACTGCTTTGTCCAGGGCTGTGACGCGTCTATCCTTATTGATGGTCCTAATACGGAGAAGACAGCCGGTCCAAACCTTTTGTTGAGAGGCTATGAAGTTATTGATGATGCCAAAACTCAACTTGAAGCTGCATGCCCTGGGGTCGTTTCATGTGCTGATATTCTATCTCTTGCTGCTCGTGACTCTGTCGTTCTG ACAAGAGGAATAAACTGGCAGGTGCCTACAGGACGCAGAGATGGGAGGGTTTCGTTAGCATCAGATACCTCCAATTTGCCTGGCTTTAGGGAGTCCATTGACTCGCAAAAGCGAAAGTTTGCTGCCTTCGGTCTCAACACTCAAGACCTTGTTGCTCTTGTTG GAGGACACACCATAGGGACTTCAGCTTGCCAGTTTTTTAGCTACAGACTATACAACTTCACCAACGGTGGTCCTGACCCCACAATCAACCCAGCGTTCGTCCCTCAACTGCAAGCACTTTGCCCACAAAACGGTGATGGCTCTAGGCGCATTGATTTGGACACCGGTAGTGGTGGCAGGTTCGATACAGCTTACTTCGCCAACTTGAGAAACGGTCGGGGAATTCTCGAGTCTGATCAAAAGTTATGGACCGATGCCTCGACAAAAACTTTTGTTCAACGCTTCTTGGGTGAGAGAGGCTTGCGACCATTGAACTTCAACGTGGAATTTGCTAGGTCCATGGTGAAGATGAGTAATATTGGTGTGAAGACGAGTACTAATGGTGAAATTCGAAGAGTTTGCTCTGCCATTAACTAA